A region from the Methylocella sp. genome encodes:
- a CDS encoding DUF2948 family protein gives MREDEQRQVSFTRGIAMNGTSTPEPLRLVAFDCEDLEVISANLQDALISVGDMAFLPGPKQFAFVGARFDWVKAAKGSWERCRTGVHFERVLKVSCSGFSQRDKSLILNLLSIGFKETGAPAGEVELIFSAACALRLQVECLEARLRDFDVRWPAKVLPGHPCQDLPGDVVS, from the coding sequence TTGAGGGAGGACGAACAGCGCCAAGTTTCTTTTACGCGGGGCATTGCGATGAATGGGACGTCGACGCCGGAGCCGCTTCGATTAGTCGCCTTCGATTGCGAGGACCTTGAGGTTATCTCGGCCAATTTGCAGGACGCCTTGATTAGCGTCGGCGATATGGCTTTTTTGCCTGGCCCCAAGCAATTCGCGTTTGTCGGGGCGAGATTCGACTGGGTAAAGGCCGCGAAGGGAAGCTGGGAGCGCTGCCGAACCGGAGTGCATTTCGAGCGCGTTCTGAAGGTCTCGTGTTCGGGGTTTTCGCAGCGCGACAAATCGCTCATCCTCAATCTTCTGAGCATCGGCTTCAAGGAGACTGGCGCCCCGGCGGGAGAGGTTGAGCTTATCTTCTCGGCGGCCTGCGCGCTGCGGCTCCAGGTCGAATGTCTCGAGGCGCGCCTTCGCGATTTCGATGTGCGCTGGCCGGCCAAGGTTTTGCCGGGCCACCCGTGCC
- the murA gene encoding UDP-N-acetylglucosamine 1-carboxyvinyltransferase yields the protein MDRIRIVGGQALNGVIRISGAKNAALPLMIASLLTTETLTLDNVPSLADVGMLLRILGHHGVDHSIDGRRPGAAPNASRAIHLTARNIVDTTAPYELVAKMRASFWVIAPLLARMGEAKVSLPGGCAIGTRPVDLLLMALEKLGASIEIEAGYVHAKAQKGLIGGEIHFPKVTVGGTHTALMAASLAKGHTLLVNAAREPEIVDLADCLIKMGAKIKGAGQSNVEIEGVGSLGGASHKVLPDRIEAGTYAIAAAMAGGDVMLEGAEAGRLQSALDAIEQAGANVSVTNEGVRVQRNGAGLFPVDITTTPFPGFPTDLQAQFMALMTKAKGSSRITETIFENRFMHVQELARLGAHIRLDGDVAVVEGVDELQGAPVMATDLRASVSLVIAALAARGETMVNRVYHLDRGFEHLENKLSGCGAIIERIANPG from the coding sequence ATGGATCGTATTCGCATCGTCGGCGGCCAAGCGCTGAATGGCGTCATTCGCATTTCCGGCGCCAAAAACGCGGCGTTGCCGCTGATGATCGCCTCGCTCCTCACCACGGAGACGTTGACTCTTGACAATGTCCCGAGCCTCGCCGACGTCGGCATGCTGTTGCGCATTCTAGGGCACCACGGCGTTGATCATTCAATTGACGGGCGCCGCCCAGGCGCCGCGCCAAATGCGAGCCGCGCGATCCACCTGACCGCGCGAAATATCGTCGATACGACCGCCCCTTACGAACTCGTCGCGAAAATGCGGGCGAGTTTCTGGGTGATTGCGCCGCTTCTTGCCCGCATGGGGGAAGCGAAAGTGTCGCTGCCGGGCGGCTGCGCCATTGGCACGCGGCCGGTCGATTTGCTCCTCATGGCGCTGGAAAAGCTCGGCGCCAGTATCGAGATCGAGGCCGGCTATGTTCATGCCAAAGCGCAGAAAGGCCTGATCGGGGGGGAGATCCATTTTCCCAAAGTGACGGTCGGCGGCACGCACACGGCGCTGATGGCGGCCTCCCTCGCCAAGGGTCACACTTTGCTGGTCAACGCCGCGCGCGAGCCGGAAATCGTCGATCTGGCCGATTGCCTCATAAAGATGGGCGCCAAAATCAAGGGGGCCGGCCAGTCCAATGTCGAGATCGAGGGCGTCGGCAGCCTTGGGGGCGCGAGCCATAAAGTCTTGCCGGACCGCATCGAAGCGGGCACCTATGCAATCGCCGCCGCCATGGCCGGCGGCGACGTCATGCTGGAAGGCGCCGAGGCGGGCCGCTTGCAAAGCGCCCTCGACGCCATCGAACAAGCCGGCGCTAACGTCTCCGTCACTAACGAGGGGGTTCGGGTGCAGCGCAATGGCGCGGGGCTGTTCCCGGTCGATATCACAACGACGCCATTCCCAGGCTTTCCGACCGATTTGCAGGCCCAGTTCATGGCTCTTATGACCAAGGCCAAGGGCAGCTCCAGAATTACTGAAACGATTTTCGAAAACCGCTTCATGCATGTTCAGGAACTGGCGCGGCTTGGCGCCCATATTCGGCTTGACGGCGATGTCGCCGTGGTTGAAGGCGTCGACGAACTCCAGGGCGCTCCCGTCATGGCGACCGATCTGCGCGCTTCGGTGTCGCTTGTCATCGCCGCCCTCGCGGCGCGGGGCGAGACCATGGTCAATAGGGTCTATCACCTCGATCGCGGCTTCGAACATCTGGAAAATAAGCTCAGCGGCTGCGGCGCCATCATCGAGAGGATTGCAAATCCCGGCTAG
- a CDS encoding SOS response-associated peptidase family protein, whose product MTVFPRYNALGPLWTREHRLFSFLTTEANDVVRPIHAKAMPVMLTRPEEWDIWLDGSLDEAIALQRPLPNEKLRIVGTGQKADERGGRFQRKAHP is encoded by the coding sequence ATGACGGTATTCCCTAGATATAACGCTTTGGGGCCGCTATGGACCCGCGAACATCGCCTGTTCTCTTTTCTGACGACCGAGGCGAACGATGTCGTCCGTCCGATCCACGCCAAGGCCATGCCGGTTATGCTCACGAGGCCAGAGGAATGGGACATTTGGCTCGATGGATCGCTCGACGAAGCGATTGCGCTTCAACGGCCTCTGCCGAACGAAAAGCTGAGGATCGTGGGAACAGGACAAAAGGCCGACGAGCGGGGTGGTCGATTCCAGCGCAAAGCTCATCCTTGA
- a CDS encoding Pr6Pr family membrane protein: MVTAGLTPPEAAPSSDIQRFFAGVLAAMAWFGLGVEIILGLSNSVSKNSSIAAYLVNYFSLFSIQTNLLVALVLTLACARPQAETLLLRPRVQSALVVYIIVVGVVFELLLRGPKSRGMQFVSDGVLHDAIPILYVLYWLVFTSKGRLTWGDPALWLLYPLLFFVYTIARGAVFGIYPYSFIDVTKLGYPGVFINALVFLGVFFALGLVLTAIDRALGKRRSRRRNEVGGASAA; this comes from the coding sequence ATGGTTACTGCAGGGCTGACGCCACCTGAAGCCGCGCCTTCGTCCGACATTCAGCGGTTCTTCGCGGGCGTTCTCGCCGCGATGGCGTGGTTTGGCCTTGGCGTCGAAATCATTCTCGGTCTTTCAAATTCGGTATCCAAAAATTCATCGATCGCCGCGTATCTCGTTAATTACTTCAGTTTATTTTCGATCCAAACCAATCTGTTGGTCGCGCTGGTTCTGACGCTTGCCTGCGCGCGGCCGCAGGCCGAGACGTTGCTGTTGCGCCCAAGAGTGCAATCGGCGTTGGTCGTTTATATCATCGTGGTCGGCGTAGTCTTTGAGCTGCTGCTGCGGGGGCCGAAGTCGCGAGGGATGCAGTTCGTGTCGGACGGTGTTTTGCACGATGCTATTCCGATTCTCTATGTCTTATATTGGTTAGTCTTTACGTCCAAAGGGAGACTGACGTGGGGTGATCCGGCGCTCTGGTTGCTTTATCCGCTGCTCTTCTTTGTATATACGATTGCGCGGGGCGCGGTCTTTGGCATTTATCCTTATTCGTTCATCGACGTCACCAAATTGGGCTATCCTGGGGTTTTCATCAACGCGCTAGTTTTTCTCGGGGTGTTCTTCGCGCTTGGTCTCGTCTTGACTGCGATTGACCGCGCGCTGGGCAAACGGCGAAGCCGCCGTCGGAATGAGGTTGGCGGAGCCTCTGCGGCCTAA
- a CDS encoding lysozyme, whose product MDISEKGLQALIAREGSRLQAYRDSRGIWTIGVGHTGRASPPSVHAGMTITPDEEMRILHTDLAPEIAAVNRAIRVSISQDQFDACVSLAFNIGAHGFVGSTVVHMINAGNLEAAANAFLMWDHPSELKGRREAEREQFLGVAA is encoded by the coding sequence ATGGACATTTCCGAAAAGGGCTTGCAGGCCTTGATCGCCCGCGAGGGATCGCGGCTCCAGGCCTATCGCGACAGCCGCGGGATTTGGACCATCGGCGTCGGCCATACGGGCCGCGCGAGTCCGCCATCGGTTCATGCCGGGATGACCATCACTCCCGACGAGGAAATGCGAATCCTCCATACCGATCTCGCGCCGGAAATCGCCGCAGTCAATCGGGCGATCCGCGTTAGCATCAGCCAAGATCAGTTCGACGCTTGCGTTTCGCTTGCCTTCAACATCGGCGCGCATGGCTTCGTCGGATCGACCGTCGTCCACATGATCAATGCCGGCAATTTAGAGGCCGCGGCGAATGCCTTCCTGATGTGGGATCACCCATCAGAGTTGAAGGGTCGCCGCGAAGCCGAGCGAGAGCAATTTTTGGGAGTCGCCGCATGA
- a CDS encoding phage tail protein, whose protein sequence is MNYAESDYSLNKTAALQGRLFLWNLTMPFNGSGVFSPLITFVDNTPATAEDQNSQDGDIAQGLSDCMTRDGQAPATAPINMGGFPLQDLASAVNPGDAVSFGFLLTQLRNSAAVLGTVAGTSDVITATFAPAMANPLINGTQILLRFTAANTTTTPTLAADTNPAIAITQLGGQPLRVGSIPGAGFWGLLIYDATANQWNLLNPAPVEAPGVIKMQAMQAVPVGWMECNGASLTTTAFPQLFAAIGFTYGGSGANLIFPMREALSRAAGMTAPASIQVASLDRPKLMLLDRIRRV, encoded by the coding sequence GTGAACTATGCCGAGTCCGATTACTCGCTCAACAAAACAGCCGCCTTGCAAGGGCGGCTTTTTTTATGGAATCTGACCATGCCTTTCAACGGATCGGGCGTTTTCTCCCCGCTGATCACCTTCGTCGACAACACCCCCGCGACGGCGGAAGATCAAAATTCGCAGGACGGAGACATCGCTCAGGGCCTCTCGGATTGTATGACCCGCGATGGGCAGGCGCCGGCGACGGCGCCCATCAACATGGGAGGCTTCCCGCTTCAAGACTTGGCGTCGGCAGTCAACCCAGGCGACGCGGTCAGCTTTGGGTTTTTACTTACGCAGCTCCGTAATTCGGCTGCCGTTTTGGGGACCGTCGCAGGAACGAGCGACGTGATCACGGCGACCTTCGCTCCAGCAATGGCGAATCCCCTTATCAACGGGACGCAAATCCTTCTCCGCTTCACAGCGGCAAATACCACGACGACTCCGACATTGGCCGCAGATACCAATCCCGCGATAGCAATCACGCAATTGGGCGGACAGCCACTCCGAGTGGGGAGCATTCCCGGCGCTGGCTTCTGGGGCCTACTGATTTACGATGCAACGGCGAACCAGTGGAATTTGCTGAATCCAGCGCCGGTCGAAGCGCCTGGCGTCATCAAGATGCAGGCCATGCAGGCTGTTCCTGTCGGCTGGATGGAATGCAATGGCGCGAGCCTGACGACAACAGCGTTTCCGCAGCTCTTTGCCGCGATTGGATTTACCTATGGCGGATCGGGGGCGAATTTAATCTTCCCGATGCGCGAGGCCTTGTCCCGCGCGGCTGGGATGACGGCGCCGGCGTCGATCCAGGTCGCATCTTTGGATCGACCCAAGCTGATGCTGTTGGACCGCATACGCAGGGTCTGA
- a CDS encoding IS3 family transposase (programmed frameshift), with product MPRKRHKAEEIVAKLRQVEVLSAQGRPVAEAIRSIGVTEVTYYRWRSEYGGLKGDQVKRLKELEAENTRLRRAVSDLTLEKLILKEAAFGKLLSSARRRACVEHVIAEHGVSERFACRVLGQHRSTQRKVPTKPDDEAALIADITALAIQYGRYGYRRITAMLWERGWKVNVKRVERIWRREGLKVPARQPKRGRLWLNDGSCVRLRPQCPNHVWSYDFVEDRTHDGRKYRMLNIIDEFTRECIAIRINRQLKAADVIDVLSDLFILRGVPIHIRSDNGPEFIAKALRDWIAAVGAKTAYIMPGSPWENGYCESFNSKLRDELLNGEIFYTLKEAKVVIERWRRHYNTVRPHSSLGYKPPAPETLQWPASQSGPASPATPAIAPGPTMH from the exons ATGCCGAGGAAAAGACACAAGGCGGAAGAGATCGTCGCGAAGCTACGGCAAGTCGAAGTGCTTAGCGCGCAAGGGCGACCGGTCGCGGAGGCGATCCGCTCGATAGGGGTGACGGAAGTTACATACTATCGATGGCGGTCGGAATACGGCGGCCTGAAGGGCGATCAGGTGAAGCGGCTGAAGGAGCTGGAGGCGGAGAATACGCGGCTCCGTCGAGCGGTGTCCGATTTGACGCTTGAGAAGCTGATCCTGAAAGAGGCTGCCT TCGGGAAACTTCTGAGCTCCGCGCGTCGTCGCGCCTGCGTGGAGCATGTGATCGCCGAACATGGCGTTTCCGAGCGGTTCGCTTGCCGGGTTCTCGGTCAGCATCGCTCCACGCAGCGCAAGGTTCCGACCAAGCCCGATGACGAAGCGGCATTGATCGCCGACATCACGGCGCTCGCCATCCAGTACGGCCGCTATGGCTACCGCCGCATCACGGCGATGTTGTGGGAGCGAGGCTGGAAGGTCAACGTCAAACGGGTCGAGCGGATCTGGCGACGCGAGGGGCTGAAAGTTCCGGCCAGACAACCCAAGCGCGGGCGTCTCTGGCTCAATGACGGCTCGTGCGTCCGGCTGCGCCCGCAATGCCCCAACCACGTCTGGTCCTATGACTTCGTCGAGGACCGCACTCATGATGGCAGGAAATATCGCATGCTGAATATCATCGACGAATTTACCCGCGAATGCATCGCGATCAGGATTAACCGGCAGCTGAAGGCAGCGGACGTCATCGACGTTCTCTCGGACCTCTTCATCTTGCGAGGGGTTCCGATCCACATTCGTTCCGACAACGGCCCGGAGTTCATCGCCAAGGCGTTGCGTGACTGGATTGCCGCCGTCGGCGCGAAGACCGCCTACATCATGCCGGGCAGTCCCTGGGAGAACGGCTATTGCGAGAGCTTCAACTCGAAGCTGCGCGACGAGCTTTTGAATGGTGAAATCTTCTACACTCTCAAGGAGGCGAAGGTCGTCATTGAGCGATGGCGACGCCACTACAACACCGTGCGCCCGCACTCATCGCTGGGCTACAAGCCGCCAGCCCCGGAGACCCTGCAATGGCCGGCTTCGCAATCCGGACCAGCTTCGCCCGCCACGCCAGCAATAGCGCCAGGGCCGACAATGCACTAA
- a CDS encoding ABC transporter permease subunit, which translates to MLRHAFLRVCAAVPTLLIIIALAFLLMRLAPGGPFDSERALDPDIARNLRRIYRLDLPLIQQFWVYLQSLMRGDLGPSFHWRDFSVNELFAHALPISMRLGGEAMLLALIVGGVLGIAGAASRRGPGAWAVDGAALLGVVLPPLVVAPLLQLGFGLSLHALPVGGWNDGAWPNQILPVATLALPQIAVVARLMQAVLRDVLAEPHIRTLRAFGLPARHIYAHALRAAILPVLSYLGLAAANILTGSVIVETIFGIPGMGRYFVDGALGRDYPLVMGTVVVVAALVILFNLIVDLTHAWLDPRLADHGRVQ; encoded by the coding sequence ATGCTGCGACACGCATTTCTGCGCGTTTGCGCCGCCGTCCCGACCTTACTGATCATCATCGCTCTGGCGTTCCTCTTGATGCGGCTCGCGCCAGGCGGCCCATTTGATTCCGAGCGGGCGCTCGACCCCGACATTGCGCGAAACCTCCGGCGAATCTATCGGCTCGACCTGCCCCTCATTCAGCAATTCTGGGTCTATCTGCAAAGCCTCATGCGCGGCGATCTTGGCCCGAGCTTTCATTGGCGCGATTTCTCCGTCAACGAACTCTTCGCCCATGCCCTGCCGATTTCGATGCGGCTCGGCGGCGAGGCCATGCTGCTCGCTCTCATCGTCGGGGGAGTTTTGGGCATCGCTGGCGCCGCCTCGCGGCGCGGGCCCGGCGCATGGGCTGTCGATGGCGCCGCGCTGCTCGGCGTCGTGTTGCCGCCTTTGGTGGTCGCGCCTCTCTTGCAGCTTGGCTTTGGCTTGAGCTTGCATGCCCTGCCGGTCGGCGGCTGGAACGACGGCGCGTGGCCCAATCAAATCCTGCCGGTCGCAACTCTCGCCCTGCCGCAAATCGCCGTGGTCGCGCGGCTGATGCAGGCGGTGCTGCGCGATGTTCTGGCGGAGCCGCATATTCGCACCTTGCGCGCCTTTGGCCTGCCGGCGCGCCATATTTACGCGCATGCGCTGCGCGCCGCGATCCTGCCTGTCCTTTCATATCTTGGCCTTGCCGCCGCCAATATCCTGACCGGCTCGGTGATTGTCGAAACCATTTTCGGCATTCCCGGCATGGGCCGCTATTTCGTCGATGGCGCTCTTGGCCGCGATTATCCGCTGGTGATGGGGACGGTCGTCGTGGTGGCGGCGCTGGTGATCCTCTTCAACCTCATCGTCGATTTGACCCACGCCTGGCTCGATCCGCGATTGGCGGATCATGGGCGCGTTCAATGA
- a CDS encoding ABC transporter permease subunit — protein MSGAAPEILGAAWARPKSLRVSLAILALIALACIIGPLVSPHPYDRVYRDYVLVPPSSAAHPKADELDAALQDAVRRMSAQVEISERRGEALNVTLVSEKQIDARALRAFERSDVFGMPRIVETQEEGRRLRIELPLKRNVFLFGADANGRDLLTRTLIAGRVSLAVGLLASFVALIIGVAYGAVAGYAGGRVDAMMMRLVEIIYALPFIFFVIVLVMVFGRHFALIFLAIGAVEWLDMARIVRGQTLSLKRRDFVGAAEALGASAPAIIWRHIIPNAAGPIIAYLTLLVPRVILLESFVSFLGLGVQEPLASWGVLIADGARNIQGSIHLLILPAAFLGLTLGALQSLGQALGQKFAGSSDKGSG, from the coding sequence ATGAGCGGCGCTGCGCCGGAAATCTTAGGCGCCGCCTGGGCGCGGCCGAAATCTCTGCGCGTCAGCCTCGCCATTCTCGCGTTGATCGCGCTCGCCTGCATCATTGGGCCGCTTGTTTCGCCCCATCCCTATGATCGCGTCTATCGCGACTATGTTCTTGTCCCGCCATCATCCGCGGCGCACCCTAAAGCGGACGAACTCGATGCGGCGCTTCAGGATGCTGTCCGGCGCATGTCGGCGCAGGTCGAGATCTCGGAGCGGCGCGGCGAAGCGCTCAACGTCACGCTCGTGAGCGAGAAACAGATCGACGCGCGGGCGTTGCGGGCCTTTGAGCGCTCGGATGTTTTCGGGATGCCCCGCATCGTCGAAACGCAGGAGGAGGGTCGTCGCCTGCGCATTGAGCTTCCATTGAAGCGCAATGTTTTCCTGTTCGGCGCCGACGCCAATGGGCGCGATCTTTTGACCCGCACCCTCATCGCCGGCCGCGTGTCGCTTGCGGTCGGCCTGCTCGCCTCCTTCGTCGCCCTCATTATTGGCGTCGCTTATGGCGCGGTCGCGGGCTATGCAGGCGGGCGCGTCGACGCCATGATGATGCGCCTCGTCGAGATTATTTACGCGCTTCCCTTCATCTTTTTTGTGATTGTCCTGGTGATGGTTTTCGGCCGCCACTTTGCGCTGATCTTCCTGGCGATCGGCGCGGTCGAATGGCTCGATATGGCGAGGATCGTGCGGGGACAGACCTTGTCGCTTAAGCGCCGGGATTTTGTAGGCGCCGCCGAAGCCCTCGGGGCCAGCGCTCCGGCGATCATCTGGCGCCACATCATTCCGAACGCGGCCGGTCCGATCATCGCCTATCTCACGTTGCTGGTTCCCCGCGTCATTCTGCTCGAGAGCTTCGTCTCTTTCCTAGGTCTTGGCGTGCAAGAGCCTTTGGCGAGCTGGGGAGTCCTGATCGCCGACGGCGCTCGCAACATCCAGGGCTCGATTCATCTGCTGATTCTTCCGGCTGCCTTTCTCGGGCTGACGCTTGGCGCGCTGCAAAGCCTCGGTCAGGCGCTTGGCCAAAAGTTTGCCGGCTCCTCGGACAAAGGAAGCGGCTGA
- a CDS encoding ATP-binding cassette domain-containing protein, whose amino-acid sequence MLTARNINVRFPLRSGWFAAKREIKAVDDVSLTLRQGRTFGVVGESGSGKSTLGRALLKLAPASGAIRFEDRDLAKLDAAAMRALRRSLQPVFQDPYSSLSPRMRIGDIIGEGLLVHEPAMSREEREERVAAALAEVRLDPKLRNRLPQALSGGQRQRIAIARAMILKPRLVVLDEPTSALDRSVQHEIPALLETLQAAHGLTYVLISHGLAVVGAMADEIAVMKDGRIIERGSADEIMENPREAYTQALIAAAFRTGDA is encoded by the coding sequence ATACTCACCGCGAGAAACATCAATGTCCGCTTTCCGTTGCGCAGCGGCTGGTTTGCGGCAAAGCGCGAAATCAAGGCGGTCGATGACGTCAGCCTGACTCTGCGCCAAGGCCGCACCTTCGGCGTCGTCGGTGAATCCGGTTCAGGCAAATCGACCCTCGGCCGGGCCCTCCTAAAACTTGCTCCCGCGAGCGGAGCGATTCGTTTTGAGGATCGCGATCTCGCAAAGCTCGACGCCGCGGCGATGCGCGCCCTGCGGCGCTCGCTGCAACCGGTGTTCCAAGATCCGTATTCCTCCCTGTCGCCGCGCATGCGCATCGGGGACATTATCGGCGAGGGATTGCTCGTGCATGAACCGGCGATGTCGCGGGAGGAGCGCGAGGAGCGCGTCGCCGCGGCCTTGGCGGAAGTTCGGCTCGATCCAAAGCTGCGCAATCGCCTTCCGCAGGCGCTTTCCGGGGGCCAAAGGCAGCGCATAGCCATCGCGCGGGCGATGATCCTTAAGCCGCGCCTTGTCGTGCTCGATGAGCCGACTTCGGCGCTCGACCGCTCCGTGCAGCACGAAATACCGGCGCTGCTCGAGACTTTGCAGGCGGCGCATGGGCTGACTTATGTCCTGATCAGCCACGGCCTCGCCGTGGTCGGCGCTATGGCCGATGAAATCGCGGTCATGAAAGACGGCCGCATCATTGAGCGCGGATCGGCGGATGAGATCATGGAAAATCCGCGCGAGGCCTATACGCAGGCGCTCATCGCGGCGGCGTTTCGCACCGGGGATGCGTGA
- the fadB gene encoding fatty acid oxidation complex subunit alpha FadB, protein MLFDGQTIKVEELGEGIVELRFERGAEAVNKLDRLTFSELRRAIDVIAAAPGIKGALITSAKDAFIVGADIFEFSHIFRLEPAEVAAFVGSNSSIITALNDLPIPTVAAINGLALGGGLEVALAADYRVMSNTAKIGFPEIHLGIFPGYGGSVRLPRLIGLAESALWIISGAQQGAETALALGAVDAVVAPQELRKAAIGALQQAIANPDEWRERRRESKEGLGLTQEEVQDLLTGDEVTAAKSLPNFPAAHDAIALLVATAGLERDEALALETAAFAKTAKTQAAASLVTIFINEQAVKKIARQYGKTAAPVRKAAVIGAGVMGGGIAYQSASRGVPIILKDISDKALELGMSEAKKLLDKQVEQGRLKQNKANAIIDAITPSLGFEGFDAVDVVVEAIVENLAVKTAVLREIEGAVGEKTILASNTSSLRIGDLAQGLRRPENFIGMHFFNPVPKMSLVEVVRGPKTSQEAVATIVGYAAAMGKTPIVVGDCPGFVVNRALTPYLIAFLRLVHDGVDFESIDRAMEGFDWPMGPAYLTDVIGLDITHHVIEIVSTGFSGRMEAPPNSAINILLADKRLGQKNGRGFYRYVNDLKGRPRKEIDPAVDALLASGRPGAKASISEAEIIERMMLPLILEAARCLEEGVVASPGEADMCLIHGLGLPRYLGGALKYADYLGLKNVVERAAKWERLGAIYHPSEKFLAMAAKGEAFYPG, encoded by the coding sequence ATGCTTTTTGACGGTCAGACCATCAAGGTTGAAGAGCTCGGCGAGGGGATCGTCGAGCTGCGCTTCGAGCGCGGGGCGGAAGCGGTCAACAAGCTCGACCGTTTAACCTTCAGTGAGTTGCGCCGCGCCATTGACGTCATCGCCGCAGCGCCTGGAATTAAGGGCGCTCTGATCACAAGCGCCAAGGACGCCTTCATCGTCGGCGCCGATATTTTCGAGTTCAGCCATATCTTCCGCCTCGAGCCCGCGGAGGTCGCCGCGTTTGTCGGGAGCAATAGCTCGATAATAACGGCGCTGAATGATTTGCCGATTCCAACGGTCGCCGCGATCAATGGCTTGGCTCTCGGCGGCGGACTCGAGGTCGCCCTCGCCGCCGACTACCGGGTCATGTCAAATACAGCGAAGATCGGCTTTCCAGAGATCCACCTTGGCATTTTCCCGGGATATGGCGGCAGCGTTCGCCTGCCGCGCCTGATTGGCCTTGCGGAAAGCGCGCTATGGATTATTTCGGGCGCGCAGCAGGGAGCCGAGACGGCGCTGGCCCTTGGCGCCGTCGATGCCGTCGTTGCGCCGCAGGAGCTGCGCAAGGCTGCGATCGGCGCGCTTCAACAGGCGATTGCAAATCCCGATGAGTGGCGAGAGCGTCGCCGCGAATCGAAGGAAGGACTCGGCCTCACGCAGGAGGAGGTTCAGGATCTTCTCACCGGGGACGAAGTGACGGCGGCCAAAAGCTTGCCGAATTTCCCTGCGGCGCATGACGCCATCGCATTGCTGGTAGCCACCGCCGGCCTCGAGCGCGACGAGGCGCTGGCCTTGGAAACGGCGGCCTTCGCCAAGACGGCGAAGACGCAGGCCGCCGCCTCGCTGGTCACGATCTTCATCAATGAGCAGGCGGTGAAAAAGATCGCCAGACAATATGGGAAGACGGCGGCGCCGGTGCGCAAAGCCGCCGTCATCGGGGCGGGCGTCATGGGCGGCGGCATCGCTTATCAGAGCGCCTCGCGCGGCGTTCCGATCATCCTCAAGGATATTTCGGACAAGGCGCTCGAACTCGGAATGTCGGAGGCGAAAAAGCTTCTCGACAAACAGGTTGAGCAGGGCCGGCTGAAGCAGAATAAGGCTAATGCCATCATCGACGCGATCACGCCGAGCCTCGGTTTTGAAGGGTTCGACGCTGTCGATGTCGTCGTCGAGGCGATCGTTGAGAATCTCGCGGTGAAGACTGCGGTGCTGCGTGAGATCGAAGGGGCCGTCGGTGAGAAAACCATCCTCGCCTCGAATACGTCGTCCTTGCGGATCGGCGATCTGGCGCAGGGTCTACGGCGCCCGGAAAATTTCATTGGCATGCATTTTTTCAACCCCGTTCCCAAAATGTCGTTGGTCGAGGTGGTGCGCGGCCCCAAAACGTCGCAAGAGGCAGTCGCGACCATTGTCGGTTACGCGGCTGCGATGGGCAAGACGCCGATCGTCGTTGGCGATTGTCCCGGCTTCGTCGTCAATCGCGCGCTGACGCCCTATCTCATCGCCTTTTTGCGCCTCGTTCATGACGGAGTCGATTTCGAGAGCATCGATAGGGCCATGGAAGGCTTCGATTGGCCGATGGGGCCAGCCTATCTAACCGACGTCATTGGCCTCGATATCACGCATCACGTCATCGAAATCGTCTCCACCGGTTTCTCCGGGCGCATGGAGGCTCCGCCCAATTCGGCGATCAACATTTTGTTGGCCGACAAGCGCCTCGGTCAAAAGAATGGCCGCGGCTTCTATCGCTACGTCAATGATCTGAAGGGCCGGCCGCGCAAGGAGATTGATCCCGCGGTCGATGCGCTTCTCGCATCTGGGCGGCCGGGCGCAAAAGCTTCGATCAGCGAGGCCGAGATCATCGAGCGCATGATGCTGCCGCTGATTTTGGAGGCTGCGCGTTGCCTTGAAGAAGGCGTCGTCGCATCGCCGGGCGAGGCGGACATGTGCCTCATCCACGGGCTTGGGCTGCCGCGCTATCTCGGCGGCGCGTTGAAATACGCCGATTATCTTGGGCTCAAGAACGTTGTCGAGCGCGCCGCCAAATGGGAGAGGCTTGGCGCGATCTATCATCCGAGCGAAAAATTCCTGGCGATGGCCGCAAAGGGCGAGGCTTTCTATCCGGGGTGA